Part of the Nostoc sp. ATCC 53789 genome, GAGTTTTTGTAATTTCCCAAATTAATATAGTATATATTGTAGTATAAATTACCCCCTATGCCAGCTAGAGACATTTACCATAATGCCGTTAGAAATGCCCTAGAAAAAGATAGTTGGCAAATCACCAAAGATCCATTTATTCTCAAATGGGGTACAAGAGATTTATATATAGACTTAGGTGCAGAAAAACTCATAGCCGCCGAAAAAAGCGGAGAGAAAATAGCAGTCGAAATTAAAAGCTTTATAGGTGCTTCTCCAGTCACTGACCTAGAAAATGCTTTAGGGCAATATATCTTATATTACGATATTCTCACTCGTTTAGAAGCTGACCGTCGCTTGTATCTGGCTATTCGTCAAGAAACCTACTCAGAACTATTTCAAGAACCAATTGGTAAAATATTATTAGAAAATCAACGCCTTTGTTTACTTGTCTTCGATTCAAAACGAGAGGTGGTACTGCAATGGATACCTTAGATAATTATCGCCAAATCATTCAAAAAATATTAAACGAATACGCCCAACTCCCCTATGCTTACGGAGAGCTAGAAAGACAACTAATTATAGACCAAGCCGCCAACCATTACCTACTACTAACATTAGGCTGGGAAAATAATCAACGGGTGCATGGTTGCTTAGTCCATATTGACCTTATCAACGATAAAATCTGGATTCAAAGAGACGGTACAGAATACGGTATGGCAAATGAACTTGTTAACGCTGGTATTCCTAAAAATAAAATTGTTCTAGCCTTTCAACCAGCCGATATCAGACAATATACTGAATTTGCAGTTACTTAATTAACTCTAAAAGCTGCTGCTAAACCT contains:
- a CDS encoding element excision factor XisH family protein; the encoded protein is MPARDIYHNAVRNALEKDSWQITKDPFILKWGTRDLYIDLGAEKLIAAEKSGEKIAVEIKSFIGASPVTDLENALGQYILYYDILTRLEADRRLYLAIRQETYSELFQEPIGKILLENQRLCLLVFDSKREVVLQWIP
- a CDS encoding XisI protein; the encoded protein is MDTLDNYRQIIQKILNEYAQLPYAYGELERQLIIDQAANHYLLLTLGWENNQRVHGCLVHIDLINDKIWIQRDGTEYGMANELVNAGIPKNKIVLAFQPADIRQYTEFAVT